The Drosophila gunungcola strain Sukarami chromosome 3L unlocalized genomic scaffold, Dgunungcola_SK_2 000003F, whole genome shotgun sequence genome contains a region encoding:
- the LOC128258240 gene encoding sodium-dependent phosphate transporter 2, whose product MESFSPDLLWMVVLGFLIAFILAFGIGANDVANSFGTSVGSGVLTIRQACILATICEISGAVLIGYKVSDTMRKGILEVGLYEGSEDVLMLGCVSALASSAVWLLVATFLKLPISGTHSIVGSTIGFSLVARGAQGLKWTTLGTIVGSWFISPVLSGVVSILLFLAIRRFILRAQEPLKAGFRSLPIFYGVTFFINVISVVLDGPKLLYMDNIPTWIALSASFGLSLLVALLTQLVVVPLQRRKIAKRLRAENPVKFNFEDSVESSPSGSPKKQRRPLSLVSEGKPLPAIAEITELVSLSDNSPRTFKLAPFGLAAKNNNAPGEEYKIDPQLIKKAEDLLGKASLDNTDLTITSLNFIDEQQQQQQQQQQQNGRQLQECFKRMQSPKEEQKHKASANGTDSGAGATKATNNNLQVVESGGSLDLMISSTLSPNSSKVPLIESKEALNEQEEELKRTTAGGRRASGAEETQEISMLFSFLQILTATFGSFAHGGNDVSNAIGPLIALYMIYREGSVMQQAESPIYILIYGGVGISVGLWLWGRRVIETIGNDLTKITSSTGFTIEVGAAITVLLASKIGLPISTTHCKVGSVVFVGHVSAGGRKKGETKDRDQDQDHDLAGIDKDGQNNDAPTADGSVDWHLFRNIAYAWIVTVPVTALLSAGMMYVLCAIAVDEMGGA is encoded by the exons ATGGAGAGTTTTTCGCCGGACTTACTATGGATGGTAGTCCTCGGATTCCTGATCGCCTTTATCCTGGCCTTTGGAATCGGCGCCAACGACGTGGCCAACTCCTTTGGCACCAGTGTGGGTTCTGGAGTACTCACCATCCGGCAAGCCTGCATTCTGGCCACCATCTGCGAAATATCGGGAGCCGTTTTGATTG GCTACAAGGTGTCGGACACCATGCGTAAGGGAATCCTGGAAGTGGGTCTGTACGAGGGCTCCGAGGACGTGCTGATGCTGGGCTGCGTGTCGGCTTTGGCCAGTAGTGCCGTGTGGCTGCTGGTGGCCACCTTTTTGAAGCTGCCCATCTCGGGAACGCACAGCATTGTGGGCTCGACCATCGGATTCTCGCTGGTGGCACGCGGCGCCCAGGGCCTGAAATGGACCACCCTGGGCACGATTGTGGGTTCATGGTTCATCTCGCCGGTGCTGAGCGGAGTTGTGAGCATCCTGCTCTTCCTGGCCATTCGCCGCTTCATCCTGCGTGCCCAGGAGCCACTCAAGGCGGGATTCCGTTCGCTGCCCATCTTCTACGGCGTGACGTTCTTCATCAATGTGATCAGCGTGGTGCTGGATGGACCCAAGCTGCTCTACATGGACAACATACCCACGTGGATAGCCCTGAGCGCCAGTTTTGGTCTTTCCCTGCTGGTGGCCTTACTCACGCAGCTGGTGGTGGTGCCTCTGCAGCGCCGGAAGATTGCCAAACGGCTGCGGGCCGAGAATCCGGTCAAATTCAACTTCGAGGACTCTGTGG AGTCCTCACCGTCGGGAAGTCCCAAGAAGCAGCGCCGCCCATTGTCGCTGGTCAGCGAAGGAAAACCATTGCCCGCCATCGCCGAAATCACCGAGCTGGTCTCGCTGAGCGACAACTCGCCCAGGACCTTCAAGCTGGCCCCTTTCGGACTGGCGGCCAAGAACAACAATGCGCCCGGCGAGGAGTACAAGATCGATCCGCAGCTGATCAAGAAGGCCGAGGACCTGCTGGGCAAGGCTAGCCTGGACAACACCGATCTGACCATCACCAGTCTGAACTTCATcgacgagcagcagcagcagcagcaacagcagcagcagcaaaacgGACGCCAGTTGCAGGAGTGCTTCAAGCGGATGCAGTCGCCCAAGGAGGAGCAAAAA CACAAGGCGAGTGCCAACGGAACGGATTCGGGAGCCGGAGCTACCAAGGCCACCAATAACAACCTCCAGGTGGTGGAGAGCGGCGGCAGTCTTGACCTGATGATCAGCTCCACCCTGTCGCCCAATTCCAGCAAGGTGCCGTTGATCGAGAGCAAGGAGGCGTTGAacgagcaggaggaggagctgaaGCGGACGACGGCGGGCGGTCGAAGGGCCAGCGGTGCCGAGGAGACCCAGGAAATATCCATGCTCTTCTCGTTCCTGCAGATCCTGACAGCCACCTTCGGCAGTTTCGCGCACGGCGGCAATGATGTAAGCAACGCCATCGGCCCACTGATCGCCCTCTATATGATCTACCGCGAGGGATCGGTTATGCAGCAGGCGGAGAGTCCCATCTATATTCTGATCTACGGCGGCGTTGGAATCTCCGTGGGTCTCTGGCTGTGGGGACGGCGCGTCATCGAGACCATTGGCAATGACCTCACCAAAATCACCTCATCGAC AGGCTTTACCATTGAAGTCGGAGCCGCCATCACCGTACTGCTGGCCAGCAAAATTGGATTACCCATTTCGACTACTCACTGCAAGGTCGGTTCGGTGGTTTTCGTGGGGCATGTGAGTGCAGGCGGTCGCAAGAAGGGTGAGACGAAGGATcgggatcaggatcaggatcatGATCTGGCGGGAATCGATAAGGATGGCCAGAACAATGATGCGCCCACGGCAGATGGCAGTGTCGATTGGCACCTGTTTAGGAACATTGCCTACGCCTGGATTGTGACTGTGCCGGTTACGGCTCTTCTTAGCGCCGGAATGATGTACGTGCTCTGCGCCATTGCCGTGGACGAAATGGGCGGGGCCTAG